One Lutzomyia longipalpis isolate SR_M1_2022 chromosome 4, ASM2433408v1 DNA segment encodes these proteins:
- the LOC129796688 gene encoding AT-rich interactive domain-containing protein 5B-like has product MKEVKSSTFYLIICSFKAFGPPTAYHGPYTFFNQVQIVSFVPSTSGAASPPPQGLNPSPIFAQDPTTKHSQQNNNITTRRKNAIRRCDAVVASEENRRISVLKLGDCIPVRPWSDQQIVCLAEIRMVWRDRNEQCLLIGLRLYFVPENTPMGRTTHGEDEVVAISDRVVIKGDDLLSWLDASLQWNWGFRIDRSMQHSNMPRDEGTAVPCVAVISFSKYCRFRALMKRMENIENEWLKRSLIEALGGNAVDPTCSRIVFCRETFDYPELETHELLCNHLAPKLKGRPRGRRKKTSGSEGHQGGKYGDTSDSESAAESESSSCSSKMNYAKAKLEVQHLRYSQRSQRVRLKTEQSTEVPENDGEISEEKQKAMKEKERKFLMELHQFMAERKTPISKVMWLSLRRVNLYDIYTRVQEFGGYETVSVNRLWKALKRNSPGLTHNKYEKVLLPFELHQRSLQEAEEACKREKLESEEDERGKEDSAPNGQIVGPQKTIKVEKVEPELSKEQMTEIQNKVKAKEQKQHQQQGKECQKMQVSVPVTVIVGSTPGHEEVKTTTSSKQIQIQQPRTTITVHQTTIHPQVSGSGNTTKSSSQQITNQIQITNEIKIQQITLPKGAKSSDSSDNGDEHGSAKGLRHIRVKSNGRKFPENVPTIDLRDSDEEVMINPRVSAMYPPIRKRKLDILREGGLEVTPIRSRDPIPPLKQPRMEARSEQREQQQSVFRKVENIPKFQSKCMFTQSGKIFGNPKENVSQRATSVGGGGGGSSSSTTEVLDLTAKKGSSETGRSGRNHHMGNLASIVPNFPALANPNLMISFVPPAMPNLNDNKAALNYGNFLPHMLAEAARMPGFGLPVAPPGGGAPTHPPLNFPQLPPGLTIANLAELNAANMNPYLMSYMYGSEGFLRPPFFDATSKNGK; this is encoded by the exons ATGAAAGAGG TTAAATCTTCAACATTTTACCTTATTATTTGTTCCTTTAAGGCATTTGGACCTCCAACCGCCTACCATGGACCATATACATTCTTCAATCAGGTGCAAATTGTTTCCTTTGTGCCATCCACAAGTGGTGCAGCATCACCACCGCCACAGGGATTAAATCCTTCGCCAATTTTTGCGCAGGATCCCACCACGAAGCATTCACAGCAGAATAACAATATAACGACACGCAGAAAGAATGCCATCCGTCGATGTGATGCCGTGGTGGCAAGTGAGGAGAATCGCCGGATATCAGTGCTTAAGCTGGGCGACTGTATCCCCGTACGTCCGTGGAGTGATCAGCAAATTGTGTGCCTCGCAGAGATTCGTATGGTGTGGCGGGATCGCAATGAGCAGTGCCTCCTAATTGGGCTACGACTGTACTTTGTACCCGAGAATACCCCAATGGGGCGCACAACGCATGGGGAGGATGAAGTTGTTGCCATTTCGGATCGTGTTGTAATTAAGGGGGATGATCTCCTTTCGTGGCTCGATGCGAGTCTCCAGTGGAATTGGGGTTTTCGCATTGACAGATCCATGCAACACAGCAACATGCCCCGTGATGAGGGCACCGCTGTGCCTTGTGTCGCTGTAATTAGCTTCTCCAAGTACTGCCGCTTTCGTGCCCTCATGAAGCGTATGGAGAACATTGAGAATGAATGGCTCAAGAGGAGTCTCATAGAGGCACTCGGGGGTAATGCCGTGGATCCCACGTGTAGTCGTATTGTCTTCTGCCGCGAAACATTTGACTACCCCGAATTGGAGACGCATGAATTGCTGTGCAATCATTTGGCGCCAAAATTGAAAGGACGACCACGTGGGAGGAGGAAGAAGACATCCGGGTCAGAGGGTCATCAGGGTGGTAAATATGGGGATACGAGTGATTCGGAATCAGCGGCTGAGTCTGAGTCTTCCAGTTGTTCCTCGAAGATG AATTACGCAAAGGCCAAGCTTGAGGTGCAACACCTGAGATATAGTCAGAGGAGTCAGCGGGTACGACTGAAAACGGAACAGAGTACCGAAGTACCGGAGAACGATGGGGAGATAAGTGAGGAAAAGCAAAAGGcaatgaaggagaaagaaaggaaattcctTATGGAACTTCATCAATTTATGGCCGAGAGGAAGACTCCCATTTCGAAGGTTATGTGGCTGAGCTTGAGGCGAG taaatctGTACGACATTTACACAAGAGTACAGGAATTTGGGGGCTACGAGACAGTGAGTGTTAATCGTCTGTGGAAGGCACTGAAGAGGAATAGCCCCGGATTGACACACAACAAGTACGAGAAGGTACTGCTGCCATTTGAGCTGCATCAGCGTAGCCTCCAGGAAGCCGAGGAAGCGTGCAAGAGGGAAAAGCTCGAATCGGAAGAGGATGAACGTGGGAAGGAAGATTCAGCACCAAATGGCCAAATTGTGGGTCCACAGAAGACCATAAAGGTGGAAAAGGTTGAGCCGGAGCTGAGTAAGGAGCAAATGACGGAGATTCAGAATAAAGTGAAGGCCAAGGAGCAGAAGCAGCATCAACAGCAGGGAAAGGAGTGCCAGAAGATGCAGGTATCGGTGCCGGTCACCGTCATTGTTGGATCAACTCCTGGGCATGAAGAAGTG AAAACCACAACATCATCAAAGCAGATACAAATTCAACAACCACGCACCACAATCACGGTCCATCAGACAACAATTCACCCACAGGTGTCAGGTAGTGGCAATACGACGAAGAGTAGCAGTCAGCAGATTACCAATCAAATTCAGATTACAAATGAGATTAAGATTCAGCAGATAACACTGCCCAAGGGGGCAAAATCCAGCGATTCAAGTGATAATGGCGATGAGCACGGGAGTGCAAAGGGCCTCCGGCATATACGTGTAAAGTCAAATGGGCGAAAATTCCCGGAAAATGTCCCAACGATTGATTTACGCGACAGCGATGAAGAGGTGATGATTAATCCGAGAGTTAGTGCCATGTACCCACCCATACGTAAGAGGAAATTGGATATTTTACGTGAAGGTGGCTTGGAGGTGACACCCATTAGGTCCAGGGATCCCATTCCACCGCTTAAGCAGCCACGCATGGAGGCACGAAGTGAGCAGAGGGAGCAGCAGCAAAGTGTCTTCCGGAAGGTTGAGAATATTCCCAAATTCCAGTCAAAATGCATGTTTACGCAGTCTGGGAAGATTTTTGGGAATCCCAAGGAGAATGTTTCACAGCGTGCCACGAgtgtgggtggtggtggtggtggtagtAGCAGCAGTACGACTGAGGTGTTGGATTTAACGGCCAAAAAGGGAAGCAGTGAGACTGGACGTAGTGGGAGGAATCATCATATGGGGAATTTAGCGAGTATCGTACCAAATTTCCCGGCTCTTGCTAATCCCAATCTCATGATATCCTTCGTGCCACCTGCTATGCCCAATTTAAATGACAATAAGGCAGCACTAAACTATGGGAATTTCTTGCCACATATGCTCGCTGAGGCGGCCAGAATGCCAGGATTTGGACTACCGGTAGCACCCCCAGGTGGTGGTGCCCCAACGCATCCACCTCTAAATTTCCCCCAACTACCACCGGGGCTAACTATTGCCAATCTGGCTGAACTCAATGCAGCCAACATGAATCCCTACCTAATGTCCTACATGTATGGCTCGGAGGGATTCCTACGACCACCATTCTTTGATGCTACGAGCAAAAATGGCAAATAA